The following proteins come from a genomic window of Bacteroidia bacterium:
- a CDS encoding outer membrane beta-barrel protein, translating to MKKLNFTLFTILILMVSIQVMAQPGSSIALSTKDTLKVASAKIPLEGFDQTWINGNDRRDSSIFHIPYFTPSILIDNNFTHSFNNPIDQTVVGSTALSRDDEMVISAVNFGGDFSYGNARGRIMTQFGERSEVVPRNDLSTYRGQYDMSNAYRYLDEAYAGYHFDKWYGINVDAGLFMSYIGLNSYYQEENWEYQASFTSDNTPWFFNGIRIQMFPTKCLKVEAWLINGWQSYGMFNQLPGVGGNITWCHTENSKILSNDYWGTDDAGFLGRHRFHSDNSYLWRYYHKAKSEKGITQMAFSATGDIGFEKGDGVNGFNNSDPINNPAQYFLSFMVYNRVWFHHNKLAWCAGGGWVDNPGRYLVLAPTGDASPLPNPANPTQTLGTHPFSENPGDQFVGWDCSTGISWMPNQSIEFKTEWVHRQSSVPYFAGEGGVTSPSGYSTTPIPPGWTPDLVRSENRIVVAFEFRL from the coding sequence ATGAAAAAATTAAACTTTACATTATTTACAATCCTCATTTTAATGGTTTCAATACAGGTAATGGCACAGCCCGGAAGCTCTATTGCACTCTCAACAAAAGATACACTAAAAGTTGCTTCGGCAAAAATCCCTTTAGAAGGATTTGATCAAACTTGGATAAATGGAAACGACCGGAGAGATTCTTCCATCTTTCACATTCCCTATTTTACGCCCAGCATATTAATTGATAATAATTTCACGCATTCATTTAATAATCCGATAGATCAAACAGTTGTGGGATCTACGGCACTTTCGCGCGATGACGAAATGGTTATTTCTGCTGTTAATTTTGGAGGCGATTTCAGTTACGGAAATGCGCGTGGCAGAATTATGACACAATTTGGAGAACGTTCCGAAGTGGTTCCCAGAAACGATTTAAGCACGTATCGCGGTCAATACGACATGTCGAACGCCTATCGCTACCTCGATGAAGCGTATGCCGGATACCACTTTGACAAATGGTATGGAATTAATGTAGATGCTGGTCTTTTTATGTCCTACATCGGACTTAACTCCTATTATCAAGAAGAAAATTGGGAATATCAAGCTTCTTTTACATCTGACAATACGCCTTGGTTTTTTAATGGAATACGTATACAAATGTTTCCTACCAAATGTTTAAAAGTGGAAGCTTGGCTGATAAATGGTTGGCAGAGTTACGGTATGTTTAATCAATTGCCAGGCGTTGGCGGCAATATAACTTGGTGTCATACCGAAAACAGTAAAATTTTATCGAATGATTATTGGGGAACAGATGATGCTGGATTTTTAGGAAGGCACCGATTTCATTCCGACAATAGTTATTTGTGGAGGTATTATCACAAAGCAAAATCAGAAAAAGGAATTACACAAATGGCTTTCTCTGCAACGGGAGATATTGGTTTTGAAAAAGGCGATGGCGTAAATGGTTTTAATAATAGCGATCCGATAAATAATCCAGCACAATATTTTTTAAGTTTTATGGTGTATAATCGTGTTTGGTTTCATCACAATAAATTGGCTTGGTGCGCTGGTGGTGGATGGGTTGATAATCCTGGTCGTTATTTAGTACTTGCGCCTACTGGCGATGCAAGTCCGCTCCCAAACCCTGCTAATCCTACACAAACATTAGGCACACATCCTTTCTCTGAAAATCCGGGTGATCAATTTGTAGGCTGGGATTGCTCTACAGGAATTAGTTGGATGCCCAACCAAAGTATTGAATTTAAAACGGAATGGGTACATCGTCAATCAAGTGTTCCTTATTTTGCAGGCGAAGGTGGTGTAACATCTCCAAGCGGATACTCCACTACTCCTATTCCTCCAGGTTGGACACCCGATTTGGTGAGATCCGAAAATCGTATTGTAGTTGCGTTTGAATTTCGTTTGTAA